Proteins encoded in a region of the Pseudomonas putida genome:
- a CDS encoding LysR family transcriptional regulator, with amino-acid sequence MDLRQLRYFIALTEYRSFVRAAEAMGITQPAFSRAIQGLEHTFGCPLVDRASKALPPTPEGLVVLQHARRLVQGAAQLSNEVLQMTKLDAGELHFGSGPALAVRLVPDALRHFIERHPGIRTSLLVDDTERLGQALRREQIEFFVDDIRPFEADPNFHTEALSPRPGLFFCRPGHPLLAKDSLSTNDLFSYPLASALLDPGVRKRLANLSGRSDFTPHLQTEHLAILRSVVQASDAIGTASEEAVADDLANGSLVRLHWRNLPPALEVLSVRCGVVSRSGYRLSPAARAMIETLVGLDTPVRAAAIR; translated from the coding sequence ATGGACCTCCGCCAGCTGCGCTACTTCATTGCCCTCACCGAATACCGCAGTTTCGTTCGGGCCGCCGAGGCCATGGGCATCACCCAACCCGCCTTCAGCCGCGCCATCCAGGGCCTGGAACACACGTTCGGCTGCCCACTGGTCGACCGCGCCAGCAAAGCCCTGCCGCCCACCCCAGAAGGCCTTGTGGTGCTGCAACATGCCCGGCGCCTGGTACAGGGGGCTGCGCAGTTGAGCAACGAAGTGCTGCAAATGACCAAGCTCGACGCCGGCGAACTGCACTTCGGCAGTGGCCCGGCGCTGGCCGTGCGCCTGGTGCCCGATGCCTTGCGCCACTTCATCGAACGCCACCCAGGCATCCGCACCTCGCTGCTGGTGGACGATACCGAACGTCTGGGTCAGGCCCTGCGCCGTGAACAGATCGAGTTTTTCGTCGACGATATCCGCCCGTTCGAAGCCGACCCCAACTTCCACACCGAAGCCTTGTCACCCCGCCCCGGCCTTTTCTTCTGCCGCCCTGGCCACCCGTTGCTGGCCAAGGACAGCCTGTCGACCAACGACCTGTTCAGCTACCCGCTGGCCAGCGCTTTGCTTGACCCCGGTGTACGCAAACGCCTGGCCAACCTCAGTGGGCGAAGCGACTTCACGCCGCACCTGCAAACCGAGCACCTGGCCATACTGCGCAGCGTGGTGCAGGCCAGCGATGCTATCGGCACTGCCAGTGAAGAGGCCGTGGCCGATGACCTGGCCAACGGAAGCCTGGTGCGCCTGCACTGGCGCAACCTGCCGCCGGCGCTGGAAGTGTTGAGCGTTCGCTGTGGCGTGGTCAGCCGCAGTGGCTACCGTCTGTCGCCAGCGGCGCGGGCGATGATCGAGACACTGGTGGGGCTGGATACGCCTGTACGGGCTGCTGCCATTCGCTGA
- a CDS encoding DUF962 domain-containing protein — protein sequence MKTLVDHLSQYASYHRDPRNIITHFIGIPMIVLAVTILLSRPGWEFAGMWLSPALLAAAASVWFYLRLDLRFGLVMGALLGLCLWVGQVLAVQTTALWLSAGLGAFVVGWIIQFVGHYYEGRKPAFVDDVSGLIIGPLFVVAEAAFMLGLCPALKQAVENNAGPVVMRSV from the coding sequence ATGAAAACCCTCGTCGACCACCTGAGCCAGTACGCCAGCTACCACCGCGACCCACGCAACATCATCACTCACTTCATCGGTATCCCTATGATCGTGCTGGCGGTCACCATCCTGCTTTCACGCCCAGGCTGGGAATTTGCCGGCATGTGGCTTTCCCCTGCCCTGCTGGCAGCGGCGGCATCGGTATGGTTCTACCTGCGCCTGGACCTGCGCTTCGGCCTGGTGATGGGTGCATTGCTGGGGCTATGTCTGTGGGTCGGCCAGGTGCTGGCAGTGCAAACGACTGCACTGTGGCTCAGCGCCGGGCTAGGGGCATTCGTGGTGGGTTGGATCATCCAGTTCGTCGGCCACTACTATGAAGGCCGCAAACCGGCCTTCGTCGACGATGTCAGCGGCTTGATCATCGGGCCGCTGTTCGTGGTGGCAGAAGCCGCGTTCATGCTGGGCCTGTGCCCGGCCCTGAAACAGGCCGTAGAAAACAACGCAGGCCCTGTTGTGATGCGGTCTGTGTAG
- the pcaC gene encoding 4-carboxymuconolactone decarboxylase produces the protein MDEKQRYDAGMQVRRAVLGDAHVDRSLEKLNDFNGEFQEMITRHAWGDIWTRPGLPRHTRSLITIAMLIGMNRNDELKLHLRAAANNGVTRDEIKEVLMQSAIYCGIPAANATFHMAESVWDELGVESRS, from the coding sequence ATGGATGAAAAACAGCGTTACGACGCCGGCATGCAAGTGCGCCGTGCGGTGCTTGGCGATGCCCATGTGGACCGCAGCCTGGAGAAGCTCAACGACTTCAACGGCGAATTCCAGGAAATGATCACCCGCCACGCCTGGGGTGATATCTGGACCCGCCCAGGCCTGCCGCGCCATACCCGTAGCCTGATCACCATCGCCATGCTGATCGGCATGAACCGCAACGACGAGCTGAAGCTGCACCTGCGGGCGGCGGCCAACAACGGCGTGACCCGCGACGAGATCAAGGAAGTGCTGATGCAGAGCGCGATTTACTGCGGCATTCCGGCAGCCAATGCCACCTTCCACATGGCTGAGTCGGTGTGGGACGAGCTGGGTGTAGAGTCGCGTAGCTGA
- the pcaD gene encoding 3-oxoadipate enol-lactonase: MAHLQLADGVLNYHIDGPDNAPVLVLSNSLGTDLGMWDTQIPLWSQHFRVLRYDTRGHGASLVTEGPYSIEQLGLDVLALLDGLDIQKAHFVGLSMGGLIGQWLGINAGERLHSLILCNTAAKIANDEVWNTRIDTVLKGGQQAMVDLRDGSIARWFTPGFAQAQPEQAQRICQMLAQTSPQGYAGNCAAVRDADYREQLGRIQVPALIVAGTEDVVTTPEHGRFMQAGIQGAEYVDFPAAHLSNVEIGEAFSRRVLDFLLAH, encoded by the coding sequence GTGGCGCATTTGCAACTGGCCGATGGCGTTTTGAACTACCACATCGATGGCCCGGACAACGCCCCGGTGCTGGTATTGTCCAACTCGCTGGGTACCGACCTGGGCATGTGGGACACCCAGATTCCGCTGTGGAGCCAGCACTTCCGTGTGCTGCGCTACGACACCCGTGGCCATGGCGCATCGCTGGTCACCGAAGGCCCTTACAGCATCGAACAGCTGGGCCTTGACGTGCTGGCCCTGCTCGATGGCCTGGACATCCAGAAAGCGCACTTTGTCGGCCTGTCGATGGGGGGGCTGATCGGCCAGTGGCTGGGCATCAACGCCGGCGAGCGCCTGCACAGCCTGATCCTGTGCAACACCGCCGCCAAGATCGCCAATGACGAGGTGTGGAACACCCGTATCGACACCGTGCTCAAAGGTGGCCAGCAGGCCATGGTCGATCTGCGCGATGGTTCCATCGCCCGTTGGTTCACCCCAGGCTTTGCCCAGGCCCAGCCAGAGCAAGCCCAGCGCATTTGCCAGATGCTGGCGCAAACCAGCCCGCAGGGCTATGCCGGTAACTGCGCAGCAGTGCGTGACGCCGATTACCGTGAGCAACTGGGCCGCATCCAGGTGCCTGCACTGATCGTTGCCGGCACCGAAGACGTGGTCACCACCCCTGAACATGGCCGCTTCATGCAGGCCGGTATCCAAGGTGCCGAGTACGTCGACTTCCCGGCAGCGCACCTGTCCAACGTCGAAATTGGCGAGGCGTTCAGCCGCCGCGTGCTCGACTTCCTGCTGGCTCACTGA
- a CDS encoding 3-carboxy-cis,cis-muconate cycloisomerase, with product MSNQLFDAYFTAPAMREVFSDRGRLQGMLDFEAALAHAEAAAGLVPHSAVAAIEAACQAERYDVGALANAIATAGNSAIPLVKALGKVIATGVPEAERYVHLGATSQDAMDTGLVLQLRDALDLIEADLGKLADTLSQQALKHADTPLVGRTWLQHATPVTLGMKLAGVLGALTRHRQRLRELRPRLLVLQFGGASGSLAALGSKAMPVAEALAEQLKLTLPEQPWHTQRDRLVEFASVLGLVAGSLGKFGRDISLLMQTEAGEVFEPSAPGKGGSSTMPHKRNPVGAAVLIGAATRVPGLLSTLFAAMPQEHERSLGLWHAEWETLPDICCLVSGALRQAQVIAEGMEVDAVRMRHNLDLTQGLVLAEAVSIVLAQRLGRDRAHHLLEQCCQRAVAEQRHLRAVLGDEPQVSAELSGEELDRLLDPAHYLGQARVWVARAVSEHQHFTA from the coding sequence ATGAGCAACCAACTGTTCGACGCCTACTTCACCGCGCCGGCCATGCGCGAGGTTTTTTCCGACCGTGGCCGGCTGCAGGGCATGCTCGATTTCGAAGCCGCGCTGGCCCATGCCGAGGCCGCTGCCGGGCTGGTCCCGCACAGCGCTGTGGCGGCCATCGAGGCAGCGTGCCAGGCCGAGCGCTATGACGTTGGCGCGCTGGCCAATGCCATCGCCACCGCTGGTAACTCGGCGATCCCGCTGGTGAAGGCGTTGGGCAAGGTGATTGCCACGGGCGTGCCTGAAGCCGAGCGCTATGTGCACCTGGGGGCTACCAGCCAGGACGCGATGGACACCGGTCTTGTGTTGCAGTTGCGCGATGCCCTCGATTTGATCGAAGCCGACCTTGGCAAACTGGCCGACACCCTGTCGCAGCAGGCCTTGAAGCATGCCGATACGCCATTGGTGGGCCGCACCTGGCTGCAGCACGCCACCCCTGTGACCCTGGGCATGAAACTGGCCGGTGTGTTGGGCGCCTTGACCCGCCACCGTCAGCGCCTGCGGGAACTTCGTCCGCGCCTGCTGGTGCTGCAGTTCGGCGGTGCCTCGGGCAGCCTGGCGGCACTGGGCAGCAAGGCGATGCCGGTGGCTGAAGCGCTGGCCGAGCAACTCAAGCTGACCCTGCCCGAGCAACCCTGGCACACCCAGCGCGACCGCCTGGTGGAATTTGCCTCGGTACTGGGCCTGGTTGCCGGCAGCCTGGGCAAGTTCGGCCGCGATATCAGCCTGCTGATGCAAACCGAGGCGGGGGAGGTGTTCGAACCTTCCGCACCAGGCAAGGGCGGTTCTTCGACCATGCCGCACAAGCGCAACCCGGTCGGTGCCGCGGTGTTGATCGGTGCTGCCACTCGCGTGCCGGGCCTGCTGTCGACGCTGTTCGCCGCCATGCCCCAGGAGCACGAGCGCAGCCTCGGCCTGTGGCACGCCGAATGGGAAACCCTGCCGGATATCTGCTGCCTGGTCTCTGGCGCCCTGCGCCAGGCCCAGGTGATTGCCGAGGGCATGGAGGTGGATGCCGTGCGCATGCGCCACAACCTCGATCTGACCCAAGGCCTGGTGCTGGCCGAAGCGGTGAGCATCGTCCTCGCCCAACGCCTGGGCCGTGACCGTGCTCACCACCTGTTGGAACAATGCTGCCAGCGCGCGGTGGCTGAACAGCGCCACCTGCGTGCTGTGCTGGGTGACGAGCCGCAGGTCAGCGCCGAGCTGTCTGGCGAAGAACTCGATCGCCTGCTCGACCCTGCCCATTACCTGGGCCAGGCCCGCGTCTGGGTGGCGCGCGCCGTATCCGAACATCAACATTTCACTGCCTGA
- a CDS encoding MFS family transporter — protein MTSTYYTGEERSKRIFAIVGASSGNLVEWFDFYVYAFCAIYFAPAFFPSDDPTVQLLNTAGVFAAGFLMRPIGGWIFGRLADRHGRKNSLMISVLMMCFGSLMIACLPTYASIGTWAPALLLLARLIQGLSVGGEYGTTATYMSEVALRGQRGFFASFQYVTLIGGQLLAVLVVVILQQLLTEDELRAWGWRIPFVVGAIAALISLMLRRSLHETSSAETRNDKDAGSIGGLFRNHAAAFITVLGYTAGGSLIFYTFTTYMQKYLVNTAGMTAKNASYVMTGALFLFMVLQPFFGMLSDRIGRRNSMLLFGALGTLFTVPLLMALKTVTSPFMAFVLISLALCIVSFYTSISGLVKAEMFPPQVRALGVGLAYAVANAAFGGSAEYVALGLKTLGMENTFYWYVTAMMAIAFLFSLRLPKQAAYLHHDD, from the coding sequence ATGACCTCAACCTATTACACCGGCGAAGAACGCAGCAAGCGCATCTTCGCCATTGTCGGTGCCTCATCAGGCAACCTGGTGGAATGGTTCGACTTCTACGTCTACGCCTTTTGCGCGATCTACTTCGCCCCGGCCTTCTTCCCCTCCGATGACCCTACCGTGCAGCTGTTGAACACGGCAGGCGTGTTCGCTGCAGGCTTTTTGATGCGCCCCATCGGTGGCTGGATCTTCGGCCGTCTCGCTGACCGCCACGGTCGCAAGAATTCCTTGATGATCTCGGTGCTGATGATGTGTTTCGGCTCCTTGATGATCGCTTGCCTGCCTACCTATGCCAGCATCGGCACCTGGGCCCCGGCGCTGCTGTTGCTGGCCCGCCTGATCCAGGGCCTGTCGGTGGGTGGCGAATACGGCACCACCGCCACCTACATGAGTGAAGTGGCCCTGCGCGGCCAGCGCGGTTTCTTTGCTTCGTTCCAGTACGTCACCCTGATTGGCGGCCAGTTGCTGGCGGTGCTGGTGGTGGTGATCCTGCAACAACTGCTGACTGAAGATGAACTGCGGGCCTGGGGCTGGCGCATCCCATTCGTGGTGGGCGCCATCGCCGCGCTGATCTCGCTGATGCTGCGCCGCTCGCTGCACGAGACCAGCAGCGCCGAAACCCGTAATGACAAGGATGCAGGTTCGATTGGTGGCCTGTTCCGCAACCACGCAGCGGCGTTCATCACGGTGCTGGGTTACACCGCTGGCGGCTCGTTGATCTTCTACACCTTCACCACCTACATGCAGAAGTACCTGGTCAACACTGCAGGCATGACGGCGAAAAACGCCAGCTACGTGATGACCGGTGCGCTGTTCCTGTTCATGGTGCTGCAGCCGTTCTTCGGCATGTTGTCGGACCGCATCGGTCGGCGCAACTCGATGCTGCTGTTCGGCGCTTTGGGTACCCTGTTCACCGTGCCATTGCTGATGGCGCTGAAAACCGTGACCAGCCCGTTCATGGCCTTCGTTCTGATCAGCCTGGCCTTGTGTATCGTCAGTTTCTACACCTCCATCAGCGGCCTGGTGAAGGCCGAGATGTTCCCGCCGCAAGTACGCGCGCTGGGTGTGGGCCTGGCCTATGCGGTGGCCAACGCGGCATTCGGCGGTTCGGCCGAGTACGTGGCCTTGGGCCTGAAAACCCTGGGCATGGAAAACACCTTCTACTGGTACGTGACGGCGATGATGGCGATTGCCTTCCTGTTCAGCCTGCGCCTGCCGAAGCAGGCGGCGTACCTGCACCATGATGATTAA